One segment of candidate division KSB1 bacterium DNA contains the following:
- a CDS encoding glycosyltransferase family 2 protein codes for MPLLSVVVPVYNEIRTIPEILRRIKRVEIDKEIIVVDDGSTDGTREILKAMNDPALRIIFHERNRGKGAALRTGIQVARGDIVIIQDADLEYNPAEYPRLIKPILEGNADVVYGSRFMGASEHRVLFFWHYVGNKLLTLLSNMFTDLNLSDIETGYKVFRRELIQSLRLEEQRFGFEPEVTAKIAKKRCRIYEVGISYYGRTYEEGKKIKLKDGLRALWCIIKYKIKA; via the coding sequence ATGCCTTTACTCTCTGTCGTTGTTCCGGTCTATAACGAAATCCGCACGATTCCTGAAATTCTGCGGCGAATCAAACGCGTCGAAATCGACAAAGAAATCATTGTGGTCGATGACGGCTCTACCGACGGGACGCGAGAAATCCTCAAGGCCATGAACGATCCGGCGCTGCGGATTATTTTTCATGAGCGCAACCGCGGCAAAGGCGCCGCTTTGCGCACCGGCATCCAAGTCGCACGCGGCGACATCGTCATCATCCAAGATGCCGATTTGGAATACAACCCGGCGGAGTACCCTCGCCTGATCAAGCCGATTCTCGAGGGCAACGCCGACGTCGTGTATGGCTCGCGCTTCATGGGCGCCTCCGAGCACCGGGTGCTGTTTTTTTGGCATTACGTCGGCAACAAGCTGTTGACGCTGCTCTCCAATATGTTTACGGATTTGAATCTGTCCGATATCGAAACCGGTTACAAGGTGTTTCGCCGCGAGCTTATCCAAAGCTTGAGGTTGGAAGAGCAGCGCTTCGGGTTCGAGCCGGAAGTGACCGCCAAAATCGCCAAAAAGCGTTGCCGGATCTATGAGGTGGGGATTTCGTATTATGGCCGCACCTACGAGGAAGGCAAAAAAATCAAGCTCAAAGACGGCCTCCGGGCATTGTGGTGTATCATCAAATACAAAATCAAAGCGTGA
- a CDS encoding glycosyltransferase family 39 protein, producing the protein MSFLHAFLFSPRWNPLGWLLPALIGAVLLYINLDKGLLQYDEADYATAARLGFRANYLDATAIPTGEFFKKGARDVLLGEHGSLAKEIRERHDINFYRHYHAPLMFYLLAIAGSLGGTSEMVFRIVALLSAVLIIPATYWSVRRVFGEQGKWIGFLSALLVAVSPMMYTTSVAISVHALYVALALMTVAAQARYFQTRRIRDFYIFAGLLALAFLANEYALFLLGACLLGFLLVPNDILSWQRGKLLVGCHFFGGMLLGALVFFLLWPAGFLKLSAVKSYLFFAYFAFVKKELAYGSQSLAQICLSRFLADPVEFIVIIFGAGFGLYGFLSKQLEKALLPLLIYPIVIFFVNLLNKAAFNTYVLSLYPLLLIFAAAGLVHWSQHQGRGGAVIRQRAVAIAMVAIAIGNIAFERFERREDVSPFRTAFQVLQSEGRHDDRVLVSFGYLPTVNYYLPEFDVYTIYLEDKPEEIAAKFEQRFYRYFIFFGKENELSAAPYGAALDMNYREVRRIPNRQNKILIIFKSL; encoded by the coding sequence ATGAGCTTCCTGCATGCCTTCTTGTTCTCGCCGCGCTGGAATCCGCTGGGTTGGCTTTTGCCGGCTCTTATCGGCGCCGTTCTGCTTTATATCAATCTTGACAAAGGATTGCTGCAGTACGACGAAGCCGATTACGCCACCGCGGCCCGGCTAGGTTTCCGCGCAAATTATCTTGACGCCACCGCGATTCCGACGGGCGAATTTTTCAAAAAGGGAGCGCGGGACGTGTTGCTCGGGGAGCACGGCTCGCTCGCCAAGGAAATCCGCGAGCGCCATGACATCAATTTTTATCGCCATTACCACGCGCCGCTGATGTTCTATCTGCTGGCGATCGCTGGAAGTCTTGGGGGAACGAGCGAGATGGTCTTTCGCATAGTGGCGTTGCTGAGCGCCGTGTTGATCATTCCCGCCACCTACTGGAGTGTGCGCCGGGTCTTTGGTGAGCAAGGAAAATGGATTGGCTTTCTCTCGGCGCTGCTGGTCGCAGTCTCCCCGATGATGTACACCACCTCCGTAGCGATCTCTGTGCATGCCTTGTACGTCGCGCTGGCGCTGATGACCGTCGCCGCGCAGGCACGATATTTTCAAACGCGAAGAATCAGGGATTTTTATATCTTTGCCGGCTTGTTGGCCTTGGCTTTTTTGGCCAATGAGTATGCGCTCTTTCTGCTCGGGGCGTGTCTGCTCGGTTTTCTTTTGGTTCCGAATGACATTCTCTCCTGGCAGCGGGGCAAGCTTCTCGTCGGCTGCCATTTCTTCGGTGGAATGCTGCTCGGAGCGCTGGTCTTTTTCCTGCTGTGGCCGGCAGGATTTCTCAAGCTCTCGGCGGTCAAAAGCTATTTATTCTTTGCCTATTTTGCATTTGTAAAAAAGGAATTGGCTTACGGCTCGCAATCGCTGGCGCAGATTTGTCTGTCGCGATTTCTCGCCGATCCGGTTGAATTTATCGTGATTATTTTTGGCGCCGGATTCGGCCTTTATGGTTTTCTTTCCAAGCAATTGGAAAAAGCCCTGCTTCCTTTGCTCATTTATCCGATCGTAATCTTTTTCGTGAACCTCCTCAATAAAGCGGCCTTCAACACCTACGTGCTTTCGCTTTATCCGCTTTTATTGATTTTCGCAGCAGCAGGTCTGGTTCATTGGAGTCAACATCAAGGCCGCGGCGGCGCTGTAATTCGGCAGCGGGCCGTGGCGATAGCAATGGTTGCGATTGCAATTGGCAACATCGCGTTCGAGCGCTTTGAGCGGCGCGAAGATGTGTCGCCGTTCCGGACCGCCTTTCAAGTACTGCAAAGCGAGGGCCGTCACGATGATCGGGTGCTGGTGAGTTTTGGCTATCTGCCGACGGTGAACTATTATCTTCCGGAATTCGATGTTTACACCATTTACCTCGAGGACAAACCGGAAGAAATAGCCGCCAAATTTGAACAAAGATTCTACCGGTACTTCATTTTTTTTGGAAAAGAAAATGAGCTGTCCGCGGCGCCTTATGGCGCTGCGCTTGACATGAATTACCGGGAAGTGCGCCGCATCCCCAATCGCCAAAACAAGATTCTGATTATTTTCAAATCCCTTTAA
- a CDS encoding FkbM family methyltransferase: MTKLLYLARRLGIRGAFVFLFKEKFFRAFSRAVGRRVDSSSYYLYSPESQFPLLCRTRSSDRQVFGQIFIDREYGGLDHLRQPRFILDCGANVGYAAAFFLTQFPRANVLAVEPDERNFAVLQRNLAPYGNRAQALLSAVWSHQTGLKVCRGQYGDGQEWATQVRPCLEGEGPDVVAADIGALLSSSGFDRIDILKMDVEGAEAVVFSSNYESWIDKVDCFMIELHDERCRQAFFHALEGRAFTFSRSGELTVAQRLGW; this comes from the coding sequence TTGACAAAATTACTCTATTTGGCAAGGCGCTTGGGAATCCGCGGCGCGTTCGTTTTTCTATTCAAAGAAAAATTTTTCCGCGCCTTTTCCCGCGCCGTGGGCCGGCGGGTAGATTCGTCATCTTATTACCTTTACTCTCCGGAAAGTCAATTTCCGCTTCTCTGCCGAACCAGGAGCAGCGACCGGCAAGTCTTTGGGCAAATTTTCATCGATCGCGAGTACGGCGGTTTGGATCATCTGCGCCAGCCGAGATTCATTCTCGATTGCGGCGCCAATGTCGGATATGCTGCGGCTTTTTTTCTGACGCAGTTTCCGCGCGCCAACGTTTTGGCGGTTGAGCCGGATGAGCGGAACTTTGCCGTGCTGCAGCGCAACCTCGCGCCTTATGGAAACCGCGCGCAAGCGCTGCTTTCGGCCGTGTGGTCCCATCAAACCGGGCTGAAAGTATGCCGGGGCCAATATGGTGATGGACAGGAATGGGCGACTCAAGTTCGGCCCTGCCTGGAGGGCGAAGGCCCCGATGTGGTAGCCGCTGATATTGGCGCTTTGCTCTCCAGTTCGGGATTTGACCGAATCGATATTTTAAAAATGGATGTGGAAGGCGCTGAGGCGGTGGTTTTCTCGAGCAACTATGAATCGTGGATTGACAAGGTCGATTGTTTCATGATCGAGCTGCACGATGAGCGATGCCGGCAAGCATTTTTTCATGCGCTGGAAGGGCGCGCGTTTACGTTCTCGCGCTCGGGCGAGCTGACCGTGGCGCAGCGCCTGGGATGGTGA
- a CDS encoding glycosyltransferase — MSRLITAWAVPTCDRPLDLKRLLECYLRQTLKPDKVIVVDGSHDNKTQQLCQSFKTSVKNLIYHRARERGLVAQRMQAFEELHEVDYVLFLDDDFELHEKAFEILCAVASRMPARVAFELNFKTLLYGLEAKRAEDGALLGLIKKIFLLPHQAAVKKVLPSGANTWLHEYALQEGDALLEVVWLSGCCMFLPVKMLEENLSFYFNKALQRWGGYSLGEDVYLSIRLKQSGCKNYRVMAAHGIHHKVFPARADEENLLAAKIHNYFLVNRALGRKIKYRVAYQWSLLGYFGVALIKTLSQRSLLPLRGFKRGLCSLVSTKS; from the coding sequence ATGTCGAGACTAATCACCGCGTGGGCTGTTCCCACCTGCGACCGGCCCCTGGACCTCAAACGATTGTTGGAGTGTTATTTACGGCAAACTCTGAAACCCGACAAGGTGATTGTTGTTGATGGAAGTCACGACAATAAAACCCAACAACTCTGCCAGTCATTTAAAACATCAGTAAAAAATCTGATTTATCATCGTGCGCGGGAGCGCGGATTGGTGGCGCAAAGAATGCAGGCGTTTGAGGAGCTTCACGAGGTCGATTATGTACTTTTTCTGGATGATGATTTTGAGCTGCATGAAAAGGCTTTTGAAATTCTCTGCGCTGTCGCTTCTCGCATGCCTGCTCGCGTTGCTTTCGAGCTGAACTTTAAAACGCTTTTATATGGCCTGGAGGCAAAAAGGGCTGAAGATGGCGCCCTGCTTGGCCTCATCAAAAAAATTTTTTTATTGCCGCATCAAGCCGCCGTCAAGAAAGTGCTGCCTTCCGGCGCGAATACCTGGCTCCACGAATATGCCTTGCAGGAGGGCGACGCCTTGCTGGAGGTTGTCTGGTTATCCGGGTGTTGCATGTTTTTGCCGGTGAAAATGCTTGAAGAGAATTTGAGTTTTTATTTTAATAAAGCTTTGCAACGTTGGGGCGGTTACTCCCTGGGAGAAGATGTTTACCTGAGCATACGATTGAAACAAAGTGGGTGCAAAAACTATCGGGTGATGGCGGCGCATGGCATCCATCACAAAGTTTTCCCGGCCAGGGCGGATGAAGAAAACCTTCTTGCCGCCAAGATTCACAATTATTTTCTTGTTAATCGTGCGCTGGGGCGGAAAATAAAGTATCGCGTCGCTTATCAATGGTCCTTGCTTGGCTACTTTGGGGTGGCTTTGATCAAAACCCTTTCTCAACGCTCGCTCCTGCCTCTGCGAGGTTTCAAGCGTGGCTTGTGCAGTTTAGTCTCGACAAAATCATAG
- a CDS encoding glycosyltransferase family 4 protein, whose translation MARILLVSPEEYVGGSGIYLVKIIRHLVRRHTVHLLLHPSAEMLEYLQRDAPEVVITKAVMTYRRFPQLLVKISRLVHQKQIQIIHLNGRRLVALAPIIKLLCRNIKLVSTFHSAYFNRDESVLKSFALWLLHLVPVHFCDRVIAVSEKIHRERKSQLLPIKKNCLIKNGIDIERFMLPQEIRQQFRREVRQRYGLNDAVVIGEVARLVKGKGQHILLSALAICRRRRAHFKILLVGDGPSRAELESLSRQLQLDSAVIFAGHQADPRPFLAAMDVFVLPSLNEGLPLSLLEAMAMGLPVVAARSGGIPELIDDLKTGLLAPPNDVEALALRLQELLDDMTLRERLAAKARAVVKANFDQQKMLALHDAVYDELISVK comes from the coding sequence ATGGCGAGAATACTCTTGGTTAGCCCCGAAGAATATGTCGGCGGTTCGGGAATTTATCTTGTCAAGATCATCCGGCATCTCGTCCGTCGCCACACCGTGCATCTGCTGCTTCATCCCTCCGCTGAAATGCTGGAATATCTTCAGCGTGATGCCCCGGAAGTCGTGATAACAAAAGCTGTGATGACGTACAGGCGCTTTCCTCAGCTCCTGGTTAAAATCAGCCGGCTCGTTCATCAAAAGCAAATCCAAATCATTCATCTCAACGGCCGGCGACTCGTCGCGCTGGCGCCAATCATCAAACTGCTTTGCAGAAACATTAAACTCGTGTCAACATTTCATTCGGCTTATTTCAATCGTGACGAATCGGTGTTGAAATCCTTCGCCTTGTGGCTGCTTCATCTTGTGCCAGTGCATTTTTGTGATCGGGTGATTGCCGTCTCGGAAAAAATTCATCGCGAAAGAAAATCGCAACTGCTGCCGATAAAAAAAAATTGCCTGATCAAAAACGGCATCGACATCGAGCGCTTTATGCTGCCACAAGAAATCAGGCAGCAGTTTCGCCGGGAAGTGCGGCAGCGCTACGGTTTGAATGATGCCGTAGTGATCGGCGAAGTCGCAAGATTGGTAAAAGGAAAGGGGCAGCATATTTTATTGAGCGCGCTGGCGATTTGCCGCCGGCGCCGAGCTCATTTTAAAATTTTGCTTGTCGGCGATGGTCCCAGTCGTGCGGAATTGGAATCCTTGAGCCGGCAGTTGCAGCTTGATTCGGCGGTCATCTTTGCCGGACATCAAGCAGACCCCCGGCCATTTCTGGCGGCAATGGATGTTTTTGTTTTGCCGTCATTGAACGAGGGTCTGCCGCTTTCACTGCTCGAGGCGATGGCGATGGGGTTGCCCGTTGTCGCCGCGCGCAGCGGCGGCATTCCCGAATTAATTGACGATTTAAAAACCGGGCTTTTGGCGCCCCCCAATGACGTGGAGGCGCTGGCTCTGCGCTTGCAAGAGTTGCTCGATGATATGACCTTGCGAGAACGTCTTGCCGCCAAGGCCAGGGCCGTTGTTAAAGCCAACTTTGATCAGCAAAAAATGCTGGCGCTGCACGACGCCGTTTACGATGAGCTGATCTCAGTAAAATGA
- a CDS encoding O-antigen ligase family protein — protein sequence MIKTAPILARPSLFIHAIPLLFAALGLALMAIFKEGNVLRIFAGIAFLVAIIHPRLRLWGLIVLMPLVYSGLGFELSGFGLFDLYAVFFILLFILRKFYEGLRFDRVPVLGWTAIMLVAFIPSVLNTKHYGASLLGFLRFLYPIMLAWALYDAVWQQRSVRLVRMILFVFVIETVLIGLYGIYDAYANRPLFSAFIGRIQFGLFPEVNYYASYLILAVPLAYALFLAEKKRWQKLLFLAALAGLFFSIVLTVSRSAMVALFFILLIYTFYMFRKLRGVKKLFSLSLLAVFVALIGWAVFTETGRKTVDVIALVHRVQSAFSGRDRSFEQRLTILEVATRMITAHPVIGVGFGTFEMVFNDYQRGNFSTGQARSAHSTPLRMLAETGVIGFGAGLIFIASLLRHFHNGLQANIPSYWKTLLFGLFVSILAFLLLSLFLDQLFDPPFWIILSLALVVSTWACEERLVFNDGENTLG from the coding sequence ATGATAAAAACCGCTCCAATACTTGCTCGACCCTCCCTGTTTATCCATGCCATCCCGTTGCTCTTCGCCGCCTTGGGTTTGGCACTCATGGCAATTTTCAAAGAAGGCAACGTCCTGAGGATTTTTGCCGGCATAGCGTTTCTAGTGGCCATCATCCATCCTCGCCTCCGGCTGTGGGGGTTGATTGTGCTCATGCCGCTGGTTTACAGCGGCCTCGGCTTCGAGCTGTCGGGCTTTGGCCTTTTTGATCTCTACGCCGTTTTTTTTATTTTGCTTTTCATCTTGCGTAAATTTTATGAAGGCCTGCGCTTTGATCGAGTTCCGGTTCTCGGCTGGACCGCCATCATGCTCGTCGCCTTCATTCCGAGCGTGTTGAACACAAAACATTATGGAGCGAGCCTGCTCGGCTTTTTGCGCTTCTTGTATCCGATCATGCTGGCCTGGGCGCTTTATGATGCCGTCTGGCAGCAGCGCAGCGTCAGGCTGGTCCGAATGATTCTCTTCGTCTTCGTCATCGAAACCGTTCTCATCGGCCTGTACGGCATCTACGACGCGTACGCCAATCGCCCCCTGTTCAGCGCTTTTATCGGCCGCATTCAATTCGGCTTGTTTCCGGAAGTGAATTATTACGCCTCGTATTTAATCTTGGCCGTGCCGTTGGCTTACGCGTTATTCTTGGCGGAAAAAAAGCGCTGGCAAAAATTGCTGTTTTTAGCGGCCCTTGCCGGCTTGTTTTTTTCGATTGTGCTGACGGTTTCCCGCTCGGCGATGGTGGCGCTATTTTTTATTTTGCTCATTTACACCTTCTACATGTTCCGAAAATTGAGGGGCGTGAAAAAATTGTTCAGTCTCAGCCTGCTTGCGGTTTTCGTCGCACTCATTGGATGGGCCGTTTTTACGGAAACCGGCCGCAAAACCGTCGATGTTATTGCCCTGGTGCACCGCGTGCAATCCGCCTTCAGCGGCAGAGACAGATCATTTGAGCAGCGTTTGACCATTCTTGAAGTGGCCACACGCATGATCACGGCTCATCCCGTGATCGGCGTCGGTTTTGGAACATTTGAAATGGTTTTTAATGATTATCAACGAGGCAACTTTTCAACCGGACAAGCACGTTCGGCCCACAGCACCCCACTGCGGATGTTGGCTGAAACCGGCGTCATCGGATTTGGCGCCGGGCTGATTTTCATCGCCAGCTTGCTCCGGCATTTCCATAACGGCCTGCAAGCCAATATCCCCTCATACTGGAAAACCTTATTGTTTGGCCTGTTCGTCTCCATACTGGCCTTTTTGCTTTTGAGCTTGTTTCTCGATCAACTTTTTGATCCGCCATTTTGGATAATTTTGTCTCTGGCATTGGTGGTCTCAACGTGGGCATGTGAAGAGAGGTTGGTTTTTAACGATGGCGAGAATACTCTTGGTTAG
- a CDS encoding oligosaccharide flippase family protein: MLRQLLKDSSFFSASRYLILGLGFARNVLIAKFLSPAEYGVWVIIMLVLIYGDQVHCGLRHLGDKEIPFRRGRGETTAELANNILGGVLLFSVIAFFLLVIFVAVTSGRSDGAKIIFLIAGSIIIADQVNRFYYMIMRAHHEFVLTSKIESSSELLRTLLLIAGVIFFALPGALIGMAASALLMAIYLSWRYRAAYRPRWHWQTLKTLVPMSLPLFINGLLFILLTNLDRLAAAMALSSHDLGLYGLAALLVAVPFNAVQAVGFVIYPRLSEQFGRHGDVKEVTPFFSKILTMTIYLAPLLVTTVFLAAPAVITGFLPAYAEAIPAVLILLPGAYFFTIVQLPTSFLVATENNRRFIIIEAVVILIAASSFLAGLKIAPTIITVAIVTAAGFFLFATLLLLVCYKTAEYPPSALVKIMLKLYAPFFFSIAILLILFKRFPYPLEGAFQQSLIWSLRQWLFFVISYGILWFWFMQRHGYWSRLRMELL, translated from the coding sequence ATGCTGCGCCAACTGCTTAAAGACAGTTCTTTCTTTTCCGCGAGCCGTTATCTCATTTTGGGCCTGGGATTCGCGCGCAACGTCCTCATCGCCAAATTCCTCAGCCCGGCTGAATACGGCGTCTGGGTGATTATCATGCTGGTTTTAATTTACGGCGATCAGGTTCATTGCGGTTTGCGCCACCTCGGCGACAAGGAAATTCCCTTTCGCCGCGGCCGCGGCGAGACGACCGCCGAACTGGCCAACAACATTTTGGGCGGCGTTCTGCTTTTTTCCGTCATTGCATTTTTCCTTCTGGTCATCTTTGTCGCCGTCACCAGCGGGAGAAGCGACGGCGCAAAAATAATTTTTTTGATCGCCGGCAGCATCATAATCGCGGATCAGGTCAATCGTTTTTATTACATGATCATGCGCGCCCATCACGAATTTGTTCTCACCAGCAAAATCGAATCGTCTTCCGAGTTGTTGCGCACCTTGTTATTAATTGCCGGCGTCATCTTCTTTGCGCTGCCGGGCGCGCTGATCGGAATGGCCGCCAGCGCCTTGCTGATGGCGATTTACCTGAGTTGGCGATATCGCGCGGCTTATCGCCCGCGCTGGCACTGGCAAACGCTCAAAACACTTGTGCCCATGAGCCTGCCGCTATTCATCAACGGCTTGTTATTTATTCTGCTCACGAATTTGGATAGATTGGCAGCCGCAATGGCGTTGTCATCACACGACCTCGGCTTGTATGGCTTGGCGGCTTTATTGGTTGCCGTTCCGTTCAACGCCGTGCAGGCCGTCGGCTTTGTCATTTATCCGCGACTGAGCGAACAATTTGGCCGTCACGGCGACGTGAAAGAGGTCACGCCGTTTTTCTCAAAGATTCTCACGATGACAATCTATTTGGCGCCGCTTCTCGTCACCACTGTTTTTCTTGCCGCGCCTGCCGTCATCACGGGGTTTTTGCCGGCGTACGCCGAAGCGATTCCGGCGGTTTTGATCCTGCTGCCGGGAGCTTACTTTTTCACGATTGTTCAATTGCCCACCAGCTTCCTGGTCGCCACGGAAAATAATCGCCGCTTCATCATCATCGAAGCCGTTGTGATTCTAATCGCTGCCTCGAGCTTTCTGGCGGGATTGAAAATCGCGCCCACGATCATCACCGTCGCCATCGTGACCGCAGCCGGCTTTTTTCTTTTTGCCACGCTGTTATTGTTGGTCTGTTATAAAACAGCGGAATATCCGCCTTCAGCTCTGGTTAAAATCATGCTGAAACTTTATGCGCCGTTTTTCTTCAGCATCGCGATTCTGCTGATTTTGTTTAAACGGTTTCCCTATCCGCTCGAAGGCGCTTTTCAGCAGAGCCTGATTTGGTCGCTGCGGCAATGGCTGTTTTTTGTCATCAGTTACGGCATCCTGTGGTTTTGGTTCATGCAGCGCCACGGCTATTGGTCGCGCTTGCGAATGGAATTGCTATGA
- a CDS encoding Wzz/FepE/Etk N-terminal domain-containing protein produces the protein MPQPINFWDYLQTLLKWRKFIFLNVFIVAVVALLISFLLPKEYYASTSILPPKQKGLFGGFPEVSSLLRNLPGVSLGGGAGADFYNYITILKSRTALERVVQRFDLIKVYEINKPSMEKAVKALKQHLTFKIEEEGSLSIGVTDRDPQRAAEMANYLVELLQQLNIELTTRETRSNREFIERRIEKNRADLTAAEEAIKKFQEHHGIIMMPQEQQASISAIGQLYAEKTKKEIQLNLLERSLARDNPILQSTRNELEALSAKLKDVPDLGMEYARLYREYVIQNRIHEVIVPLWEQAKFEEKRDTPTLLVLDQAVAPERHIWPRKSIITLIFAALAFIISIAVVFLAEYITKLKQENHAEYEKLQNLWREFRRLIPGTRPAKSSSR, from the coding sequence ATGCCGCAACCAATCAACTTTTGGGATTACCTGCAGACTTTGCTTAAATGGCGAAAATTCATTTTCCTCAACGTCTTCATCGTTGCCGTCGTCGCTTTGTTAATCAGCTTTTTATTGCCCAAAGAATATTACGCCAGCACCTCGATTCTGCCTCCCAAGCAAAAAGGATTATTCGGTGGCTTCCCTGAAGTTTCCTCGCTGCTCCGCAATCTGCCCGGCGTGTCGTTGGGCGGCGGGGCGGGAGCGGATTTCTATAATTACATCACCATTTTAAAAAGCCGCACCGCGCTGGAACGCGTGGTGCAGCGCTTCGATCTCATCAAGGTTTATGAGATCAACAAGCCATCGATGGAAAAAGCCGTCAAAGCGCTCAAACAGCATCTCACCTTCAAGATCGAAGAAGAAGGCTCGTTGAGCATCGGCGTAACCGATCGTGACCCGCAGCGCGCCGCCGAAATGGCCAATTATCTCGTCGAGCTTTTGCAGCAGCTCAATATCGAGCTCACCACTCGTGAAACGCGCAGCAATCGCGAATTTATCGAGCGCCGCATTGAGAAAAATCGCGCGGATTTAACGGCAGCGGAGGAAGCGATCAAGAAATTCCAGGAACATCACGGCATCATCATGATGCCGCAAGAGCAGCAGGCCTCGATTTCCGCCATCGGCCAGCTTTATGCCGAAAAAACCAAAAAAGAAATTCAGCTCAATTTGCTGGAGCGCTCGCTGGCGCGCGACAATCCCATTCTGCAATCAACGCGCAACGAGCTTGAGGCGCTTTCCGCCAAGCTCAAAGATGTTCCGGACCTCGGCATGGAATACGCGCGGCTTTATCGTGAATACGTGATTCAAAATCGCATTCACGAAGTCATCGTCCCGTTGTGGGAACAAGCCAAGTTCGAAGAAAAACGCGATACGCCGACGCTTTTGGTGCTCGACCAAGCCGTCGCGCCGGAGCGGCATATTTGGCCGAGAAAATCGATCATCACCCTCATCTTTGCGGCGCTGGCTTTCATCATCAGCATCGCCGTCGTTTTCCTCGCCGAATATATCACCAAGCTAAAACAGGAAAACCATGCCGAATACGAAAAACTGCAAAACCTTTGGAGAGAATTTCGCCGCTTGATACCGGGAACTCGGCCGGCCAAATCAAGTTCGCGTTGA